Proteins found in one Clostridium kluyveri DSM 555 genomic segment:
- a CDS encoding phage tail assembly chaperone: MDIEKMQNMSEDDVIDALLGEIEVPTRTVVIQRLGIPIKLKALTGKQISKIRKDNTHSEKVKGSKLEKDVFDDENFNAEIIEKATVSPNWNNEKLKAALNVSNGKEVIKRRLLAGEMDNLIEQVFDLSGYNDEAEDIEEIKNSLEPDTDSI, translated from the coding sequence ATGGATATAGAAAAAATGCAAAACATGAGTGAAGATGATGTTATAGATGCGCTTTTAGGTGAAATAGAGGTACCTACAAGAACAGTTGTTATACAGAGACTTGGAATACCAATAAAACTTAAGGCTCTAACAGGCAAGCAAATAAGTAAAATAAGAAAGGATAATACACATTCAGAAAAGGTGAAAGGCTCCAAGCTTGAAAAAGACGTATTTGATGATGAAAATTTCAATGCGGAGATAATTGAAAAGGCTACAGTATCACCTAATTGGAATAATGAGAAACTAAAAGCTGCATTAAACGTTAGCAATGGTAAAGAAGTTATCAAAAGACGATTATTGGCAGGAGAAATGGATAACTTAATAGAACAGGTTTTTGATTTGAGTGGCTATAATGATGAAGCTGAGGATATAGAAGAGATAAAAAACTCATTAGAACCAGATACAGACTCTATTTGA
- a CDS encoding type II toxin-antitoxin system HicA family toxin, producing the protein MKIKELVKKLEEVGWYYSYQRGSHMYFKHKDKPNKVPVPNHKGDIPKGTLNAILKQAGIK; encoded by the coding sequence ATGAAAATCAAAGAACTGGTTAAAAAGCTAGAAGAAGTTGGATGGTATTATTCTTATCAAAGAGGATCTCATATGTATTTCAAACATAAGGATAAACCTAATAAAGTGCCAGTTCCGAACCATAAAGGTGATATTCCTAAAGGCACTTTAAATGCGATACTTAAACAGGCAGGAATTAAATAG
- a CDS encoding Rha family transcriptional regulator, with translation MKELIDLGLFTKRERALVSSRIIAKNFDKRHDQVLRDIENIIKGLHKIEETPIRNYFIKSSYLHEQNNQKYPEYIMTRDGFSLLVMGFTGQKALQWKLKYIEAFNKMEAFIKEKQSSEWLQTRKNGKLVRRSETDSLDELLKYAINQGSKTYEKNPDLIFTNYSRLVNTQVGIKKGQREYATRKVLDTIAFIEDMILNTVREEMENGTEYHDIYAICKERAEQIVKYAYLPMQRLIA, from the coding sequence ATGAAAGAATTAATAGATTTAGGGTTATTTACAAAGAGAGAAAGAGCATTAGTAAGCAGTAGGATTATTGCTAAAAATTTTGATAAAAGGCACGATCAGGTATTAAGAGATATTGAAAATATTATTAAGGGTCTCCACAAAATTGAGGAAACCCCTATAAGGAATTATTTTATAAAAAGTAGTTATTTGCACGAACAAAATAATCAGAAATACCCAGAATATATTATGACACGTGATGGATTTAGCTTGCTTGTTATGGGATTTACAGGACAAAAAGCCTTGCAGTGGAAATTAAAATATATTGAAGCTTTTAATAAAATGGAAGCCTTTATTAAAGAAAAGCAATCCAGTGAATGGCTCCAAACAAGAAAGAATGGAAAGCTTGTAAGAAGAAGTGAGACGGATTCTCTAGATGAATTACTAAAATATGCAATTAATCAAGGTAGCAAAACATATGAAAAGAATCCAGATTTAATATTTACTAATTATTCAAGATTGGTAAACACCCAAGTAGGTATTAAAAAAGGACAAAGAGAATATGCAACTAGAAAGGTATTAGACACTATAGCATTTATAGAAGATATGATATTAAATACAGTAAGGGAAGAAATGGAAAATGGTACAGAATACCATGATATTTATGCTATATGCAAAGAAAGAGCAGAGCAAATAGTTAAATATGCTTACTTACCAATGCAAAGATTAATAGCTTAA
- a CDS encoding phage tail tube protein, with translation MTDVLEAGRTIHGRFGEVLVDGVKQTNLQECTADVESDIKELNLLGADWTDYKAGTKKGTGTMKGYKVTSDMIKRGFKRFEIITKLNDPEAYGYESIRLKNCMATKLQLINLKAGDLVEEETPFNFSGYELLDAIEAE, from the coding sequence ATGACGGATGTATTAGAGGCAGGAAGGACGATACATGGACGTTTTGGAGAAGTTTTAGTTGATGGAGTTAAACAAACTAATCTGCAGGAGTGTACAGCAGATGTGGAATCAGATATTAAGGAACTTAATCTTTTAGGGGCAGATTGGACAGACTATAAAGCAGGTACAAAAAAAGGTACCGGCACCATGAAAGGTTATAAAGTAACTTCTGATATGATAAAAAGAGGATTTAAAAGGTTTGAAATAATAACCAAGCTTAATGACCCTGAAGCTTATGGGTATGAATCTATAAGGCTGAAAAATTGCATGGCTACAAAGCTGCAGTTAATAAATTTAAAAGCAGGGGACCTTGTAGAAGAGGAAACACCTTTTAACTTTTCAGGTTATGAACTTTTGGATGCAATAGAAGCTGAGTAG
- a CDS encoding BRO-N domain-containing protein encodes MNNLIVKEFNGDKIHTFVWNDKPCWIANEIVSMFGYVEPKVTISQCIEAEQFEIGIEYEILKYNELKDFKELVKNTLTTSELINKYASSLAIFYEDGLYGFLQYTDKPIGVQFRKWIRREVLPEIRQTGAYISDKASTEALKESNQPEKLETINKSVELVSPLLDVAGVDNTIKLLVVKTLFSKAGVDIPIEIEAREKFYDTKQIAKMVGMYSKTGNPAFGAVGQIIKKLDIEEHEKEVVWESSGSWQGTVIKYTESVSDKVNKWLKENGYPVDIPSKNKTFHVVYKPLREVAI; translated from the coding sequence ATGAACAATTTAATAGTAAAAGAGTTTAATGGGGACAAAATTCATACTTTTGTGTGGAATGATAAGCCTTGCTGGATAGCAAATGAAATAGTATCCATGTTCGGATATGTAGAGCCAAAAGTTACGATAAGCCAATGCATAGAAGCAGAGCAGTTTGAAATTGGTATTGAGTATGAAATCTTAAAATATAATGAGTTAAAAGATTTTAAGGAACTGGTTAAGAATACTTTAACCACCTCTGAATTGATTAATAAATATGCTTCAAGTCTTGCTATATTCTACGAAGATGGTTTATATGGTTTCTTACAATATACAGATAAACCTATAGGAGTACAATTTAGAAAATGGATAAGAAGAGAAGTATTGCCAGAAATAAGACAAACAGGGGCTTACATTTCAGATAAAGCTAGCACAGAAGCTTTAAAAGAAAGCAACCAACCTGAAAAACTAGAAACCATAAATAAATCAGTAGAACTTGTATCACCTTTGTTAGATGTTGCCGGGGTAGATAATACTATTAAATTACTGGTAGTTAAAACATTATTCTCTAAAGCAGGAGTGGACATACCCATAGAAATAGAAGCAAGGGAAAAGTTCTATGATACCAAACAGATAGCCAAAATGGTTGGAATGTATTCTAAAACAGGCAATCCTGCATTTGGAGCAGTAGGACAGATAATTAAAAAGCTGGATATTGAAGAACATGAGAAAGAGGTTGTATGGGAAAGTAGTGGTTCATGGCAGGGTACTGTGATCAAATATACTGAATCTGTATCTGATAAAGTCAACAAGTGGCTTAAAGAAAATGGATATCCTGTGGACATACCAAGCAAGAACAAAACCTTTCATGTGGTTTACAAACCACTTAGAGAGGTGGCTATATGA
- a CDS encoding type II toxin-antitoxin system HicB family antitoxin — MKDKYTFPAVFEREENQYCVNFPDLGCATFGDNLDEAMYMAKDLLEGYLWGLEDEGEEIPAATNPEDVKVTKGQFVVPITAHMVDIRNEMMNKSVNKNVTLPRWLNKIAEENKINFSQVLQSAIKERLNIRN, encoded by the coding sequence ATGAAAGATAAATATACTTTCCCAGCTGTATTTGAAAGAGAGGAAAATCAATATTGTGTTAATTTCCCCGATCTAGGCTGTGCTACGTTTGGAGATAACTTAGATGAAGCAATGTATATGGCAAAAGATTTACTTGAAGGTTATCTGTGGGGGTTAGAGGATGAAGGTGAAGAAATACCTGCAGCAACTAATCCTGAAGATGTGAAAGTTACTAAAGGTCAGTTTGTTGTTCCTATTACAGCCCATATGGTTGATATTAGAAACGAAATGATGAATAAATCTGTCAACAAAAATGTGACTTTACCAAGGTGGCTAAATAAAATAGCCGAAGAAAATAAAATTAACTTTTCACAGGTATTACAATCAGCCATTAAAGAAAGGCTTAATATTAGAAATTAA
- a CDS encoding phage tail sheath family protein, translating to MAGTWSETNKQIIPGFYNRFKWMAENRLTQGTKGVVAMPVKSDWGPMKKVTSVSTESELIKAFGSNSTLSAYRLGRLVLLGQPSELLLYRMGDGEEKVPSITLKDTTSTPADAIKLETLYPTTRAFNVSVKTDIADETLTDITLYEGTGWLYTFKVSGTIDEIVKQINGQSENIWLKATKVADGNGTLASVVNQPLTGGSNGTENITNENYVEAMSVFEQYTVNVFTLDGIEDTALQTTVQAWIDRNKSVGYDVIGCFGGSSSTTVDDANTQSKAFNDECVVNVGNGGIYKGVTYTPAESACYVAGIIAATTMKESICNKETIFEGVHPKLSKDQIEDCLKSGTLVFSGDQTSTNAIVVDDVNTLKSYGEDQSESLGYIRAVRFMHAVNADTTITKRDYIGKTPNEDLGQKVVISALKQYFETLQSNGVVGDFTVEVDTDLQANAKDDEFFWKWSADYINVMKKIYGTGYIS from the coding sequence GTGGCAGGAACTTGGAGTGAAACGAATAAACAGATTATACCAGGGTTTTACAATAGGTTTAAATGGATGGCTGAAAACAGGCTGACACAAGGCACTAAGGGAGTTGTGGCTATGCCGGTCAAGAGCGATTGGGGGCCTATGAAGAAAGTTACTTCTGTAAGTACAGAATCGGAATTGATAAAGGCATTTGGAAGTAATAGTACATTAAGTGCCTATAGACTTGGGAGATTAGTTCTTTTGGGGCAGCCCTCAGAGCTTCTCTTATATAGGATGGGAGATGGAGAAGAAAAGGTCCCAAGCATAACACTAAAGGATACCACTTCAACTCCGGCAGATGCCATAAAACTTGAGACTTTATACCCTACAACAAGGGCTTTTAATGTTTCTGTTAAAACCGATATTGCAGATGAAACCTTAACAGATATAACTTTATATGAAGGAACTGGATGGTTGTATACATTCAAGGTATCTGGAACTATAGATGAGATTGTAAAACAGATAAATGGACAAAGTGAAAATATATGGCTGAAAGCTACTAAAGTTGCAGATGGTAATGGTACTTTAGCAAGTGTGGTGAATCAACCATTAACAGGTGGCAGCAATGGAACTGAAAATATAACAAATGAAAATTATGTGGAGGCAATGAGTGTTTTTGAGCAATATACCGTAAATGTATTTACATTGGATGGTATAGAAGATACTGCTCTTCAAACAACGGTTCAAGCATGGATAGACCGGAATAAATCTGTAGGTTATGACGTTATAGGCTGTTTTGGTGGTTCGTCAAGTACTACTGTTGATGATGCAAATACACAATCAAAGGCATTTAATGATGAATGTGTGGTAAATGTAGGCAATGGGGGTATCTACAAAGGTGTTACTTATACTCCTGCCGAAAGTGCTTGTTATGTAGCAGGAATAATTGCTGCTACAACCATGAAAGAAAGTATCTGTAATAAAGAAACTATATTTGAAGGTGTACATCCTAAATTAAGTAAAGATCAAATAGAGGACTGTTTAAAATCAGGCACTTTAGTATTTTCAGGAGATCAGACCAGTACGAATGCAATAGTTGTGGATGATGTTAATACCTTAAAGTCTTATGGAGAAGACCAGAGCGAGTCCCTTGGATATATAAGGGCTGTTAGATTTATGCACGCAGTAAATGCAGATACGACCATCACAAAGAGAGATTATATAGGAAAAACCCCTAATGAAGATTTAGGACAGAAAGTTGTTATATCTGCCTTAAAGCAATATTTTGAAACACTGCAAAGTAATGGGGTAGTGGGAGACTTTACGGTTGAAGTTGACACTGACCTGCAGGCTAATGCAAAAGATGATGAATTCTTCTGGAAATGGTCTGCAGACTATATAAATGTAATGAAAAAGATATACGGAACTGGTTATATAAGCTAG
- a CDS encoding helix-turn-helix domain-containing protein, whose translation MNIGENIKRIRTQKGLTQKELAKSIHVTPTTIQNYENNRRKPSVDTLDKIAKVLGVTINSFTFNYNFCYELLMRLIKVLNTENYFDLIEKESGIPKSILIQITSQKTDDIDINIDSQIKMLELLFVTNKPEFQKFYLDTLLFNQLEVDNRIQNFMMAKLNTTMKIQSAHELMQESKNYGSKVFEKFKAYLNAFFQDRKKLLSSEEVDIIYNISISILIAIDQNIISFKKGNMHSSVNADSIEILSQLDKNISNLLEYEFDRINNYTTD comes from the coding sequence GTGAATATTGGAGAAAACATAAAAAGAATTAGAACTCAAAAAGGTCTAACTCAAAAAGAATTAGCTAAAAGTATACATGTCACTCCAACCACTATACAAAATTATGAAAATAATCGTAGAAAGCCAAGTGTTGATACATTAGATAAAATAGCTAAAGTCCTTGGAGTAACTATTAATTCTTTTACGTTTAATTACAATTTTTGTTATGAATTATTGATGCGTTTAATTAAAGTACTCAATACTGAAAATTATTTTGATCTTATAGAAAAAGAATCCGGTATCCCAAAATCAATATTAATACAAATAACATCTCAAAAGACGGATGATATAGATATAAATATAGATTCTCAAATAAAAATGCTGGAACTTCTATTTGTAACAAATAAGCCAGAATTTCAAAAATTTTATCTAGACACGCTCCTTTTTAATCAACTAGAAGTCGATAATAGAATACAAAATTTTATGATGGCTAAGCTTAATACAACAATGAAAATACAATCTGCTCATGAACTAATGCAAGAAAGCAAAAACTATGGTTCTAAAGTTTTTGAAAAATTCAAAGCATATTTAAATGCTTTTTTTCAAGATAGAAAAAAACTATTATCTTCAGAAGAAGTAGATATTATATATAATATCTCAATTTCTATTCTTATTGCTATAGACCAAAATATAATATCATTTAAAAAAGGAAATATGCATTCTAGTGTAAATGCTGACAGTATTGAAATTTTATCACAATTAGATAAAAATATATCTAATTTATTAGAGTATGAATTTGATAGAATCAATAATTATACCACTGATTAA
- a CDS encoding helix-turn-helix transcriptional regulator, producing the protein MGGDLMLKINVNKIILARARMEMSTRELSKVSGVAVSTINKIERGYTTPNPVTIGKLAKGLNVSVEQVVDIEEN; encoded by the coding sequence ATGGGAGGCGATTTAATGTTAAAAATTAATGTCAATAAAATTATTTTAGCAAGAGCACGAATGGAAATGAGTACCAGAGAACTATCAAAGGTATCTGGGGTAGCTGTAAGTACTATCAATAAAATTGAGAGAGGTTACACAACACCTAATCCGGTGACGATAGGCAAGTTAGCTAAAGGTTTAAATGTTAGTGTAGAGCAGGTTGTTGATATTGAAGAAAACTAA